The Streptomyces laurentii region GCCGGGCCGGGCCGATTCGGCACCGGCCTCGGCACCGGCGCCCGCGTCACACCGGCCGGGTCGCGGTGACGACGTAGTAGTCGAGGACGTGGTCCTCGTAGGCGCGCAGGAAGTTGCGGGGCCAGGTGCCCGGGGCCCACCACTGGGCGAGCCACCGGTCCCAGCCCGGCCAGACGTCCGGGCCGATCGACTCGACGCGCACCCGCTTGAGCCCGGCGGCCGTGAACGCGTCGGCGAGCGCCTGGACCGGCCGGGCGATGTCCAGGCCGTTCGCGTACGTCTCCAGGAGCCGGGCCGGCTCCTCGGTCCGGCCGGGCGCGTCGTCGACGGTGAAGAAGCTGGTGACGGCCACCCGGCCGCCCGGGCGCAGCACCCGCGCCGCCTCCGCCGCGAAGGCGTCCAGGTCGGGGAAGTGCTGAGCGGCCTCGACGCTGATGAGCGCGTCGAACTCGCCGTCCGTCATGGGCATGCGTTCCGCCGCTCCCCGGACGAACCGCAGCCGCTCCCCGTCCGCCGCGAGCAGACCGGCCTGGGCGTCGCGCGCCCGCTCCAGCTGGTCCGGGTGGATGTCCATGCCGGTGACCGCCGCGGGCCCGTACTCGCGCAGGGCGACCGCGCATCCCATGCCAAGGCCGCAGCCCACGTCGAGGATCCTCGGGTGTTCCGGCAGCTCGGCCGCGGTCAGGGAGTCGAGGACGTGCCGGTAGAGATCCTCCTGGCTGCGGACCCGCTCGGGCTCGCCGACCGGATGGTCCAGGTCGATGTCCCGCCAGTATCCGAAGTTGATGAATCCCCCGGCGAAGATCGGCTCCCGGCTCAGATCCACCGGACCGTACGTCCGCTCCACCATGGGCCCCATGGCGGGCACAGCCTGCCGCATGTCGTCGTCCGTCACCGTGCCGTACCTCCAGAGAACCCGACCCGAGCCGACCTGTCCGTACGCGATCCACCCCACCGCAAGAACTCCCCGCGCGACAGACGAGTAACGGCCAGGCTGAAAGTGAGGTGAGCCGAGACGGGAACACGCACCCGGCGGTCACGCAGACGGGCCGGTGCGTCGCACCGGCCCGTCTCAGTGGTACCCGCGGCTGTCCGCAGGTGGTCGTGTGTGATCAGTGGAGCCTGGAACGGCGCCTACGGGTCACGACGACGACAGCCGCGCCCGCCCCGACCAGCAGGGTGGTGACGGCGAGGATCATGCCCGTAGGGGACGTGCCCGTGTGGGCGAGGGAGCCCGAGCCGCCGCCGTTCGGGACCGGGCCGGCGGGCGCCGTGGAGGCCGGCG contains the following coding sequences:
- a CDS encoding methyltransferase (S-adenosylmethionine-dependent methyltransferases (SAM or AdoMet-MTase), class I; AdoMet-MTases are enzymes that use S-adenosyl-L-methionine (SAM or AdoMet) as a substrate for methyltransfer, creating the product S-adenosyl-L-homocysteine (AdoHcy); cd02440;~identified by MetaGeneAnnotator; putative;~methyltransferase [Streptomyces venezuelae ATCC10712]), whose translation is MTDDDMRQAVPAMGPMVERTYGPVDLSREPIFAGGFINFGYWRDIDLDHPVGEPERVRSQEDLYRHVLDSLTAAELPEHPRILDVGCGLGMGCAVALREYGPAAVTGMDIHPDQLERARDAQAGLLAADGERLRFVRGAAERMPMTDGEFDALISVEAAQHFPDLDAFAAEAARVLRPGGRVAVTSFFTVDDAPGRTEEPARLLETYANGLDIARPVQALADAFTAAGLKRVRVESIGPDVWPGWDRWLAQWWAPGTWPRNFLRAYEDHVLDYYVVTATRPV